A stretch of the Paucidesulfovibrio longus DSM 6739 genome encodes the following:
- a CDS encoding carbonic anhydrase: protein MHDITKFLTGFKRFQKECLCNGGALLEQLSQGQSPKVLMIACCDSRVDPALLTDSNLGELFIIRNIANIAPPYQPGGGYHGVSSAIEYAVRHLKVDHIIVLGHRQCGGIKALLDGCGPNDEFIDDWVSILEPARQLAMTTYAGAEPSERERVCEQASVLVSLRNLLTFPWIKKRVDAKTLTLHGWYFDLETGELQSYLSTTECFEPLVTVCED, encoded by the coding sequence ATGCACGACATCACCAAGTTCCTGACCGGATTCAAGCGCTTTCAGAAGGAGTGCCTCTGCAACGGCGGGGCGCTCCTGGAGCAGCTCAGCCAGGGCCAGAGCCCCAAGGTGTTGATGATCGCCTGTTGCGATTCGCGGGTGGACCCCGCCCTGCTTACGGACTCCAACCTGGGCGAGCTGTTCATCATCCGCAACATCGCCAACATCGCGCCGCCCTACCAGCCCGGCGGCGGCTACCACGGCGTCAGCTCGGCCATCGAATACGCGGTGCGCCACCTCAAGGTGGACCACATCATCGTGCTGGGCCACCGCCAATGCGGCGGCATCAAGGCCCTGCTCGACGGCTGCGGCCCCAACGACGAATTCATCGACGACTGGGTCAGCATCCTGGAACCTGCGAGGCAACTGGCCATGACCACCTATGCGGGCGCCGAGCCCTCGGAGCGCGAACGCGTCTGCGAACAGGCCTCGGTGCTCGTCTCCCTGCGCAACCTGCTGACCTTTCCCTGGATCAAGAAGCGCGTGGACGCCAAGACCCTGACCCTGCACGGCTGGTATTTCGACCTGGAAACCGGGGAGCTGCAAAGCTACCTCTCCACGACGGAATGCTTCGAACCGCTGGTCACCGTCTGCGAGGACTGA